Below is a genomic region from Alosa alosa isolate M-15738 ecotype Scorff River chromosome 24, AALO_Geno_1.1, whole genome shotgun sequence.
agaaggctgggccttaatcaaaaatccttgcatatgattggataagccacttgtccgtcatctattgacgtgctacttcaaccactcacctcgaagccaacccgtgacgctgagaacagtcccacagtcgcttctacgctatgtcacatctatgaaactcccgccctgcgtcctgattggctctaccataaaatctggtgccgaaatcactctcaacggaaccgatcccagatggatgtgagtggagctaggcggaacgaaattcatctggcgagagtcaggttagaatGCATGTAGACAATACTCTGCTACTCACGCATAGGAAATAGTAGCCTACTAGAGCAattgtgcaagcagattccttcagatATGTTGACTGTCTGTTGACTGACTGTTGACTGTCTGTTGACTGCTTGCTCTTAACGGGAATGACAGATGCCATTCTCATTGGTAtaaaggatgttacacccataactgattaagaaacataagaacaactcTTTTGAACAATGCGCCCAGCTTTTGTTTCACAAAATCACACCGTTAACTAGCAAATGTGGACTAGACACACATTAAATGTCTTTAAACTTTGCGCCTCTGACCAGACATTTCAGATCACCAAGATAGGGCCCAGAGTAACAGCTGGTAGCTCGTCATCATCCCTGCACTGATCTCATCATCAAGTTTAAAAACATGTCATTCAGATGTTTCCCTGATTCCCTACCCAGATCCTGGTGATAAGACACAGTCTCCTCCTGAGCAGGTGAGTCTCATTAGCACCTGGTTGATGTCCATCGTGTCTCATGTTTCATGTAGAGTTTAATGAAGCTACTTAGTAACAGCATCCTCTCTTGTCTCTTAGTGACagcatcctctcatctcttagTAACAGCATCCTCTCTTGTCTCTTAGTAACAGCATCCTCTCTTGTCTCTTAGTCACagcatcctctcatctcttagTAACAGCATCCTCCTTGTCCCTTAGTAACagcatcctctcatctcttagCTCTCATCTCTTAGTAACAGCATCCTCCCTTGTCCCTTAGTAACagcatcctctcatctcttagTAACAGCATCCTTTTGTCTCTTAGTAACAGCATCCTCTCTTGTCTCTTAGTAACAACATCCTCTCTCATCACTTAGTAACAACATCCTCTCTTGTCTCTTAGTCACagcatcctctcatctcttagTAACAGCATCCTCCCTTGTCCCTTAGTAACAGCagcctctctcatctcttagtAACAGCATCCTCTCTTGTTTCTTAGTAACAGCATCCTCTCTTGTCTCTTAGTGACagcatcctctcatctcttagTAACAGCATCCTCCCTTGTCCCTTAGTAACAGCagcctctctcatctcttagtAACAGCATCCTCTCTTGTTTCTTAGTAACAGCATCCTCTCTTGTCTCTTAGTGACagcatcctctcatctcttagTAACAGCATCCTCCCTTGTCCCTTAGTAACagcatcctctcatctcttagTAACAGCATCCTTTTGTCTCTTAGTAACAGCATCCTCTCTTGTCTCTTAGTAACAACATCCTCTCTCATCACTTAGTAACAACATCCTCTCTTGTCTCTTAGTCACAGCATCCTCCCTTGTCCCTTAGTAACAGCagcctctctcatctcttagtAACAGCATCCTCTCTTGTTTCTTAGTAACAGCATCCTCTCTTGTCTCTTAGTCACAGCATCCTGTTGTCTCTTAGTAACAGCATCAGTCCcctgtgtttgctgtgtttcAGGAGTCCGGCGTGTTGAGATATTCAGCTCTGGGATTGgctgagagggaggagaggaggcggaCCTTCCACAGAGAGGACACAGAGTCACGCGTGTTTTACTTTGCTGCAAGATAAAGACTCAAACTACATCATACGTGTGCACTGACGCTGATGATTTTACTATTACACATTGTTAGTATTAAATTAGTGTAGTTTGGTTTACTACTTTAAACTTTTGTACCTTGTACCAGTTTACCATTAAAATATACTGTGCTTTAATTGGTGTGTggagaaatctctctctctctctgctcctccactACCTGTGCCTGCTCCCCCATCACATGAATCATGTATCAGCTAGACATCAGAAACACAAGTCCTCCTGTGGCCTGTTGGGGGCGCTATAGAGGGTAGATGGTGGTGGAGCTATAGACCCATCTCTTATCAGTGTGTGGGGCTTTCTAAAAACAAGATGAGGACATGACAGTGACTCTATGGTGTCCCACAACATACATGATGAGGACATGACAGTGATTCTATGGTCTCCAACATACATGATGTGTCACGAGCAAGACCATTATGAACCCAGATGTGGACACAGAGACAGGAATTGCGTTTCGGTATCTTTAATAACaggcccaacacacacagtcagttgtCTTGTAGACCAGAGTTTGTGAAATCAGCAACAGTCTATTCACAAAGTAAATGTAGCCTCGTTACTCACGAAAAGGTAACACAAAAAGTTCCAGTGAAAGTCTGTAATCCTCCTGGTCAGAAAGTCCACAAAACATCAGGCAGAATCAAATCCAAAGACAGTCCAGAGATCGCTAACCAGGAAAATCGAACAATACAAGTGCCAGCGTGGCCATATGGCCAGCGTGATAACTCGGCAAGCTAGAAGCTGAGTGAGCCTGTTTAAATGCAGCAGTCAATCAGGCAACCGGGGACAGGTGTACAGGTGGGCAAGAGGAAAATATGGAACGGACTTCAGGGCATGGCATAGGACAAACGAAGGCAGACAGAGCAAAGCAGCCAAGAGCAAAACACGGATCACGACCGAGAGGGGCCGGGCTGGATCGTGACATGATGAGGATATGACAGTGATTCTATGGTCTACAACATACATGATGAGGATATGACAGTGACTCTATGGTGTCCCACAACATACATGATGAGGACATGACAGTGATTCTATGGTCTCCAACATACATGATGAGGACATGACAGTGACTCTATGGTGTCCCACAACATACATGATGAGGACATGACAGTGACTCTATGGTCTCCCACAACATACATGATGAGGACATGACAGTGATTCTATGGTCTCCAACATACATGATGAGGACATGACAGTGACTCTATGGTGTCCCACAACATACATGATGAGGATATGACAGTGATTCTATGGTCTCCAACATACATGATGAGGACATGACAGTGATTCTATGGTGTCCCACAACATACATGATGAGGACATGACAGTGATTCTATGGTCTCCAACATACATGATGAGGACATGACAGTGACTGTATGGTGTCCCACAACATACATGATGAGGACATGACAGTGACTCTATGGTCTCCCACAACATACATGATGAGGACATGACAGTGACTGTATGGTGTCCCACAACATACATGATGAGGACATGACAGTGACTCTATGGTGTCCCACAACATACATGATGAGGACATGACAGTGACTCTATGGTCTCCCACAACATACATGATGAGGACATGACAGTGATTCTATGGTCTCCAACATACATGATGAGGACATGACAGTGACTCTATGGTGTCCCACAACATACATGATGAGGATCTGACAGTGATTCTATGGTGTCCCACAACATACATGATGAGGACATGACAGTGATTCTATGGTCCCACAACATACATGATGAGGACATGACAGTGACTCTATGGTCTCCCACACACATGATGAGGACATGATAACAGTGATTCTATGGTCTCCCACAACATACAAGTTGCAGCTGCTTTGGAGCTCTGAATCTTAACAACTTTACACGAATAAACACCTCTGATGATGTCATGATTTGGACACACCACATCATGTGGACACAGCATGAGAAAAACAAGGGacattaaagaagccctatgcagggacattaaagaagccctatgcagggaCATTAAGGTCACATGTGCTGTCTGGATATTGGCTTCCTGTCCTGCagctctaagtgtgtgtgtgtgtgtgtgtgtgtgtgtgtgtgtgggtgtatggtgGTGAGAGAGTTTAAAGACCAAAACAGAGACCACAGTACTTTTCCACTGCATTTAAACccaaacaaaagcacacacacacacttcacacaggcacttcacacagatacacacacacacttcacacagatGCACTGAAATGACCCTTGCAGTTGCTGGTTTACGAAGGtccacacaccacatcacactaCAGCTTGAACAGTAGGTGTGCGTGAGATGTGCGTTAGTTTCTTATGTAACCCACAATATTCTTGAGCCAACAATGGGCGTTGCCATGACACCTAAGCATTCAGAAATCCATTAGTATTATTTCTGACTGAAGCTGTGTTGAGTGAGACTGCACTAAGTTCTCCTGTACACAGAATGGATGAAGCTGTGTTGAGTGAGACTGCACTAAGTTCTCCTGTACACAGAATGGATGAAGCTGTGTTGAGTGAGACTGCACTAATTTCTCCTGTGTTGAGTGAGACTGCACTAAGTTCTCCTGTAAACAGAATGGCTGAAGCTGTGTTGAGTGAGACTGCACTAAGTTCTCCTGTACACAGAATGGATGAAGCTGTGTTGAGTGAGACTGCACTAAGTTCTCCCTGTGTTGAGTGAGACTGCACTAAGTTCTCCTGTAAACAGAATGGCTGAAGCTGTGTTGAGTGAGACTGCACTAAGTTCTCCTGTACACAGAATGGATGAAGCTGTGTTGAGTGAGACTGCAGAGAAGTTCTCCAGTGTTGAGTGAGACTGCACTAAGTTCTCCTGTAAAACAGAATGGCTGAAGCTGTGTTGAGTGAGACTGCACTAAGTTCTCCTGTACACAGAATGGATGAAGCTGTGTTGAGTGAGACTGCACTAAGTTCTCCTGTGTTGAGTGAGACTGCACTAAGTTCTCCTGTAAACAGAATGGCTGAAGCTGTGTTGAGTGAGACTGCACTAAGTTCTCCTGTACACAGAATGGATGAAGCTGTGTTGAGTGAGACTGCACTAAGTTCTCCTGTGTTGAGTGAGACTGCACTAAGTTCTCCTGTACACAGAATGGATGAAGCTGTGTTGAGTGAGACTGCACTAAGTTCTCCTGTACACAGAATGGATGAAGCTGTGTTGAGTGAGACTGCACTAAGTTCTCCTGTACACAGAAAGGGCGGAAGTAGAGTCATGAGTAAGATGGATAGATGAGGTGCAGTTGAGTGAACTGAACTATACTTAGACATTAACCAGATTACTACTGAAACACAACTTTACACAACTCTGCCCCCTAGCCCTggttagcttcagccagttAGCTACAGCTATCATAGTGACCGGAAGCTTGTTTCCTAAACTTGCAGCTGGTTTCTTTCATGTATCAGTGGTTTAGTTGTTATGATCACCAGTGTAATGTTTCGTTGTTATGGTCATCAGGGTTGTTATGGCGGAGTGGTTTGGTTGTTATGGTAATCAGGGTTGTTATGGTGGAGTGGTTTGGTTGTTATGGTCTTCAGGGTTGTTATGGTGGAATGGTTTGGTTGTTATGGTCTTCAGGGTTGTTATGGTGGAGTGGTTTGGTTGTTATGGTCTTCAGGGTTGTTATGGCGGAGTGGTTTGGTTGTTATGGTCACCATGGGAGTTGTTTAGTTGTAATGGTCACCAGTGGCATCTCTAGCCCAGACCACTGGCATTTCATTATCATGACAACTTTtgttgtatatgtatgtatgtgcacatgtgtggtgGACACAGACAGAGTGGGTGGACGTTTGTAATCATCACGCCCTCTTTTCGTTATCATCAAGTCAGACCCACCATCACAAGTTCAACAGACCACTctacgctctctctcacacacacacacacttcaacagaCCACTctacgctctcacacacacacacttcaacagaCCACTCTACGCTCTCACACACCCCCTTTCCACTAAAGTCACTCCGTCAGTGCACATTAGACCTATtcactccctccacacacacacacacacacacttaacacacgcGATGGTGGAGGACTCTTTATCTGGCCAGCTTCTCTACATGATGGGtgagtacagtagcctacttagTATTCAGGGATAAATAAGTTGCTAGTGCCTTAGACTGTGATGGGTGAGTAGCCTACTTAGTATTCAGGGATAAATAAGTTGCTAGTGCCTTAGACTGTGTCCAGACTGTGTGATGTAATACCACATGGGTACTGAGGAGCTGTGgtcgtaatgtgtgtgtgtagtgtgtgtgtaatgtgtgtgtagtgtgtgtgtgctcagtaaAGGAAGCCTTCAGAATACCATGTGCAGCCACATTGTACTCGCTGTGTACTTCTGGGACAATCAGAACACActtctgtgtgcgtgcgtgtgtgcgtgcgtgcgtgcgtatatgcctgcgtgtgtgtgttaggtgtgctGCTGGCTGTgttctccatgtccatgtccacCTCAGTGGTGGTGCGTGAGGGTCAGTCGGTCCAGATGAACTGTTCATTTGGCGTAAAGGAGACGGGATTCACCTCAGTCACCTGGCTGAGACAGACCAACCAGTCCACTCCAGTGTCCATCCTCACAGCTTTCTACAACTACCAGAAGAATAATGCAAGCAACGCAAATTACCACAATGGATTCAGCAGCAAACGCTTCACATGGACTATAGTGGCCAACAGCATCTACACGTTACAGATCAgagatgtgagtgtgtctgactCTGGACTTTACTACTGTGGGAGGCAGCCTGGGGACCACATGGTCTATTACAATGCCACCTACTTAACCATCACAGGTAACCATTacctttctttcttactttctgtgtgtgtgtgtgtgtatgtatgtgtgtgtgtgtgtgtgtgtgtgtgcgactgcatgcatgtgttcgtgcattcatgtgtgtgtgtgactgcatgcatgtgtgtgtgcattcatgtgtgtgtgtgtgtgtgtgactgcatgcatgtgtgagtagattcatgtgtgtgtgtgtgtgtgactgcatgcatatgtgactgcattcatgtgtgtgtgtgtgtgtgagtagttgGAAACATCGTTCTGATTCCTGTTATTGTCTTTCTGCATCTGTAGATCAGACTGACGCTGAACCTACAGAGAAAGTAAAGGAGGAAGgtatgtgagtctgtgtgtgtgtgtgtgtgtgtgtgtgtgtatgtgagtctgtgtgtgtgtgtgtgtgtgtgtgtgtgtatgtgagtctgtgtgtgtgtgtgtgtgtgtgtatgtgagtctgtgtgtgtgtgtgtgtgtgtgtgtgtgtatgtgagtctgtgtgtgtgcgtgtgtatgtgagtctgtgtgtgtgtgtgtgagtctgtgtgtgtgtgtgtgtgtgtgtgtgcgtgtgtgtatgtgagtctctgtgtgtgtgtgtgtgtgtgtgcgtgtgtgtgtgctttctgctGATTCACAATAGATGCAACGTTGCTTTATTAAAAAGGAGAGGCAGTGTTGAGCATAAAGCTTGAATCATTTCTCCTTCAAGAGCTTTTAGATCTAAGAGAAGTGCTTGAAAACATGATGAGTTGGATAAAGAGATGAAAgatttgcatctgtgtgtgtgtgtccgcgtgtacagtatgtgtccgtgtgtgtgtgtgtgtgtgtgtgtgtgtgtatgtgtccatgtgtgtgtttgggtgtgtgtgtgtgtgcccgtgtgtgtacGTAAAACAAATACAAGACAAAAAGAGGCTGTTGAAGAGGCACGAACGTGATGGCCTGCTGTAGTTCACATTTGCTAAAGTATCACACATTGCTAGATCAGATTTTTAAATATCACACATTATAGATCAGATTTTTAAATATCACACATTACTAGATCAGATTAAAATATCGCACATTACTATAAAAGCCACGCATCACATATTTCATGACGAGTCCTCGTATTAGATCTGTTACCTGTAATCTGTCTGCACTTGCATTAGCAGGTTCTCTTCCTGCGGGACGGTTCTGCAGTGGGGTGTGTGGAACCGTGGTTCTAGTCCTGGGGGTTCTCAGCGCTGTTCTCAATGTGGTGCTGTTCATCCTGATCCTGACCAAACACAGAGGTGGACTCAGACAGAACACGGGTGCGTCAGATATTAATATCTTATGTTCAAAACCTTGATAAAGgcttgcttgtatg
It encodes:
- the LOC125289337 gene encoding uncharacterized protein LOC125289337, with protein sequence MVEDSLSGQLLYMMVVVREGQSVQMNCSFGVKETGFTSVTWLRQTNQSTPVSILTAFYNYQKNNASNANYHNGFSSKRFTWTIVANSIYTLQIRDVSVSDSGLYYCGRQPGDHMVYYNATYLTITDQTDAEPTEKVKEEGSLPAGRFCSGVCGTVVLVLGVLSAVLNVVLFILILTKHRGGLRQNTESSGQAHSPPAQVQDSDSMNYAALTFSGKKKKRSNFNLQTDNPHTSYTLPLDKQHMYQPTRHIRCH